GGCACCAAAGTTTTAATATTGTCAATATCAGAGTTGTTTATGAGAAACGGCTTTACTGACTTCATGcacgtttttaaattgttaaatgCATCAGTAGCATTGACAATATCGTGCCCATAGTAAACACGCCTATCTAATGCTCTTAGTGGCACCCCCAATGCCATCGGCTACCCCTTTTCCATGCCCACTTTCTGAAAAAGACCAAGTCGTAAGAGAAAGATTCAGCTTTGTGGTAAAGAGGTTAAGCAGgaagaaattttttttttgccgtTATTGGCTGGTTGGGCCGTCCGAAAAAAAATGGATAACTGATAATTCTGGACACATTTGTTTGGTTAACTTAATAATTGGAATAAGGTGTGCCCAAATGGCGTGGGGTTCATGGCAGTTGCTGTCTGATAACGTCACAAAAGATTGACATCGTGTGTGCGTGTAAATCATACCTGTATGAAGGGTTATCGAATTTTTTGATCCACCGAAATGAAGTGCCTGAATTTCTTCTGACAACTTACAGTCGTAGTTTTCCGAAAAGTCCATCAGAATTGCGCATTCAAATGGTTTCAAATTTTCAACACACATTCTGTATTGACGCTGTTGCTcttgaaagttaaaaaaatgctttttgaATAAAGGAAATTGTTTTAGATACTCGCATATTAAGTCCTGTAATGTACCTGTTATTTTTACTCTTTTTGTTACTTTGGCTGTGAtgtcattattgttttttttataagttgtgTTTGCGCGCTTCCACTGCCACCATTCGACTTCAGTGTAGATATTATTAGTttcaaactattatttttatttttgcatttatcACACAAACCGTACATACATTTAAATGACTTTATGTCACAAGAAGTTAATTCTATGAGATCTTTGGTTCCCTTGAATACAACAGCaggaaaagtatatttttttagagctgttactaaatattcaaaattactgTGTTTCACACATAGACACGTGTCCCGCGAAGCACGTGTCGGTGACAAGACATAAAACGGTTTGTATTTACAAAACGTTGACAAACTATATTTCCCTCCTTCGCTTTTATATATTTGGTATAGGTTAATTAAAGTATCGGTTAAATACCGTATTTGCAtctttttcttacattttgttTTGCACTCACCCTTTCCGGATGTAGATCTGCTAATTTCATCCCGGTTGTAAAAAACTTCAATTTCTTCTTCTATGTTCTtgcttatattatattttctattgctGGTAAATCTAATGCTACCTTTAAGCCCTAAACACTTTGATACCAGTGCCTTTGATCCTCTTTTTTGGAGAACACTCTTAGACATTCCAATCGAACGCAATATCTTTTTTTGTTCGTGTGTTTTACAGTCTTTATATTTCTCGCCTAATGATACTTCTAGCAGTTCATGTCTCACTTTCAGCTTAtcattttcttctgtttttagATTGATTTCTTTCTGGTATTTTTCTTTGGTTCGACTTAAAGTTTTACGTAAATTTGCATTGAGGGttcttagtttttttaattgttttacaaCAGTTTTGTACTTATTAGCTAAGttactatattttcttttatagtaaacacactatgaaacttttaaaccgattcctggattcaaagccagagtgtgacgtgttttcgagtgaaagaagattatttttgtcggaatgtttgaagttttgcgaaagagatggatgaatgaatatttaataattaatatttatattaattttctgaattttatatttttaaatttttgtaaggTATTTAGTGTTATTGgcttgtaccgttctattcaaataaataaataaataaataaatagtcaacCTAGGGATGTCGGAAATGCAATAAAGTATCGATATATATTGTATCGATAATTTTTGAATATATCAATAtcgatattgatatttttattcaaaaatatcgatatatcgatatATCGGTGTGAtagggaaaaaaatatttggccTAATCTACTTCAATCATCTTACATTACTAGATAAATACTAATCAATAGAcatcatttttaaattttttaaatcaaggacaacaataaaaaatattaattatttattaatcaaaccAATATTTATCCGATACAGACATAAGAAAAACTCTTTGATTGACATGCTCGGCTGTAAGCCGACTTCAGTTATTGGGTACTGCAAGATTTACAGCAGATGCCACTCTCTCTGAGGAAACCGAGGACGCAGGCGATATCAAATACTTTAGAGCTATGTCGGAAAGGACTGGAGTAAAATGACGACAATCAAACCAGAATTTTGTAGGATTCTCTTTTCTGGGTATTACAGGCTGATCTAGATATTGCTTTAGTTCGCTAGGCATACCATCACTTGGTTGAAAGTAAACTGGAGGTTGCTGCAGCTGCAGCAATATCTATCATAATTTTTTCATGTCCGGACCACAACGACGGCGAAGAATTTTCTGAATTTGGAATTATGGTAGTGGTTGTGGTTGTGGGTCTGAGTTCAGGCGAAAGTTGTCCTCTACGTATAGACGTAGAGGACATGTTCTAAACGTATTTCTTTTGACAATGCAGTTATTGCAGTGGAAACAGCTAGTGCTGAATTAAAATGAATACGCTTAAAGCGAGGGTCTAAAATTGTTGCTATAGCAAGATGTAAATGTCGCTCTAGTGGTTCTAGTTTGGCAATAACTAAGTTTAGCAAACTCTTCTGAACAGCAACACCAAATTCGGTGAAAGGTTTTACTTCTTCAAATCCTTTCTGAAGTAAGTTTGCAATGGGAATCGCCAAACTAGAAGTCACGTACTGATCGCCGCTAATTTCTTCAGTAGCTTGCTTAAATGGGGTAAGCAATATTATCAGATCTCGTATGACACTTAACTCTGAAGAAGTTATCATATCAGGTGCATTCCGCCTAGTTGCTAAAATCTTAGCCACAATAGCTGATAATGTATTGAATCTTTCCAACATATCAAGACAAGAATTCCACCTTGTGCTTACTGATTGTATAAGTGTTAACACTTCTCCCTCTTTCTTTTGTCCCTCTTGTTCTGCTCGCAAATCATCCATTGCGTTCACagattgtttaaaatatgtaacaatgGCTTTGACACGATTGGCAATTTGAAGAACTGGTGCATTATCTCTTGTTGCGCCATCCACTATTAAATTCAGCAAATGCGCCATGCAAGGAATTCTTTTTCCATCTTCCAAAAATTTCTTCACTGCAGCAACCATGTTAGCACCACCATCAGTGGTAATTGATAAGATGCAATCCTTTTCTATTGCAAACTCGTCGGTAATATTTTCAAAGCATTCTTTTATATAATCAGCTGTGTGCGCCTGCAGGAAAGAAGACCAATATTAGTCcactttattaaatttattataattaactatttattttattttttataatttgatgcatttattttatactttacttACCTGATACATTCTTCGTGCTGTCAATGTCACCATCTCATGCTCAGGAGTGCAGTTATTAGCTGTGTTAAGAAAATGTGCTGTCACTACGATGAAACTTCGTGTCGAGTTAGTAAGAGTTAATATATCACTTGTTAAAGCAACATTATTTATCTcacttaatttttgttttaaaatggctTTGGTAGTGGCGTATCGTTGTTCCATGAGGCCAGTTATCTGAAATgagaaatgaataataaaataacatttaaaaataaaaaggataagataataatttaatattatagttcgCTTACAGTAGTTCGTGATGGAATTTTATAGCGTGGACAAATGACGCTCATAAATCTTTTCAATCCTGATTTTTCTACACAAGATAGAGGCATGTTGTCTTTGCAAATCATGTACATCAAAGCTTGATTTATTTGGCTAGTTTTATGACCCCCTGCTAAATtgagagaaataataaaattagaacatCCTTATAGaactaaaatgtaaacaatacagTAAtctaatatcaaaaaaaaaaaataccttcatAGCTTGAACTTCTTTCAAACATATCTATGAGTGTAGTCTGTTTCCACAAGTCTTTACTCTGACCATCTTTGGAGGATTCAGTCTGAAaaaaattattgaatattttgtatatatttcatTACACTTGTCGTCATAAATAGTATTAAGGTTAAGTGAAAACaccaaaatttaaatttatcgatatcgatacttTTAGTAATTACACATCATTAGTTGACTGGTTATTGGTTATGAACAATTGATATTTAGATTCTAAAGCTACGTTTGATCTTgcacaaataaaatacttacaccAGTATCATCGTCAATCGCAATTTCAGACAATTCCATGAAGTTATTTTCTATCTCAGCAGGTTTATTAGTATTGGTAATAGTTGAATTAGTAGACGAAACAGGTGAACTAGTTCTTGTTCTTGGTGTAATATTCACTTCACTTGACcttgagtttttatttttaagttgcaAAAACGCATGGTGATGCTTATTTTTAAGATGTGTAGATAAATTCGTCGTATTGCCActggttttatatattttcccACACACATTACAGGAAACGTTTTGTCTGtctatttttttgaaaaagttcCATACAACACTAGACATGACTGGAATGCTCGAATTATTTTGTTCACATACgtgaattaattattgatttaattagtTAGATTGTTTGAGAACTATAATCAACTCAAATGTAGGCAGAAATACGCTCGCGTTGAGGTTATAATACGGATAACAGACGGATAGTTGAAGCACAGACACTGACACTGAAATGACATtgacacagacagacagagttgcCAACTTAAAAGCCAACTTAAGTACCAAATTAAAACGCAGTAAATCGAGTCGACCAAAggcaaaaaaaatgtaatttgttaaaaaatgttaatataaaaaaagtattcttttttaggattttttaattataaaaaatatcgatttttataccttttcaatacttttaattttatatcgatACCTCGATACATCGAAACATTAAATATCGCTCAAAAATATCgatacattgaaaaaataatatcgataTATCGATGTATCGATATTTTTTCGACGAGCCTAAGTCAACCGttctttgattttgacttgTTAAAGGTACGACTACCTCTACAGCTTGTTTTTTGGCATCCCTTTGCTTTTTTTTCTGTTCTCTCCAAATTTTTCTTCGCTCCTCTTTTTCCCGATCGCTCAACTCCCTTATTTTCTTTTGGCTCTTCTTAACTCGTTCTATTTGTTTCTTTCTCTGTGcctcatatttttctttatttaatttcagattTTCACGGTATCGTTTAGCCCGTTCAGCAGGTGTTAGGGccatcatataaaaaataaactggaACAACaaggaatataatttataaacttttCATCAATGACTATGAATGGCTATCACAAAGTCAACCGATAcactattttaaatttaaagccATGCATTGACCGACTTCCGGTTAATCTATACTTTTGCCATGGATGACTCGTGGATGTCTGACCATCTCTTACATAATCTAGCGAGAGGCTTTCCTATACAAAATAATCTAAGCCTTGATTAAGTACTTGCGACTTTAAGTTTCGTTGTGTAAACCTTTcttcaaaatcattaaaataattgttggtCACAACACAACTTACGATATAACAAATTCAAATGAAACACTTTAATTTTCCTTAAATAAACTgaatttatgtacctacctacttacatattGATTTTGTAAAGTTTTCATTTATAACGAGTGGCAAAATTCGCATTCATCGGTTGGATAGTGATCGTAAAGACAAGAGTTGCAATAAGTACACCAAATATATggcaatttcaataaaaactgtATATCTTGTCTATTCATAGCTAAAGAGAAATGTATCAATCGTAAACCTTCAGCATCAACTGTGTTTTTGCATACAAGACACTTTTTTGCCAaaataaaatgagttttttCCCAAGGCCATTGAAGTCCATCATCAAGGCATTTTATAAGATCATTAATAgataaaactttgtcaatatCCACCAATATTCCCATTATTGTAAGTTCGCGTAGTGACTCTGAAAGGgaaatatacaaatacaaaaaaaatatgtaaatcctaattgactattatttattaaattaaatgcttaTAGTTTTTAGAATTATACCTACAATAATGTAAGCCAATCGGTTTCGTAAATAAATCAGTTAACTAAGACAGTCAAAAGATAGACCATCTATTAtgcttaatattatttaacagaaACATGTAACCTCATCTTAGTTGTTGTCGGTAAAACATGCATCACGTAAACTAAGCCTTATGTGTCCATTTCGTCACAATTATTGTTCCACTAATATGTCACGACACTAAATGGACGTGACGAACTCCGCTTACTCATAATAATGACGACAACACTCaatattctttgttattttagaGGAAATCATTATTTCACGAGATACATACTTACATTAGgcataatttacaaataaaagaatattttaagaacTTACCGGTATCACGTTATAGCTGTGACTATAGTGGATTCCTTAATCGACTACGTAATTAACAACACGGCTTTCGTCACCGATCACTGCGTCACAACTGTACGATGGGTAAAAATAAATGGCTGATCTACTACAATAATGTTAccactataataaaaaaacttgttttggtAGTTTTTTAAAACGGAAAGCAAATAAAACCGTAGTGACAAAAGTGGAATGTCCACCTTGGTGCTAATTtgattatcatttaatttcatgaattttgttgtaataccataaaattaataagtaaaattaatattataattaagaaaaagCAATATTCTTCAAAAGCGCCCAAAAAACGCTGAAGTATGTATAAAAAACCTTGAACTTCGGTTAATTAAAGTTAGTGACAGGAGGTGTGACACGCTAAAATGTTCGTTTTTgcttcttattttaaatttttattcggttaaattaacaacaatggactccattattaaattttttaaaagttatctataatgtacaataaaaaaatatgcattcaaTAGAGTATGAGATAGTCTTGTAAACTGTTTGTAAAATTTTGTGACAGTACTTTTTTCTTACGTTCAATTTTTTACGGATTGGCTCTTATCACTTTTTTGAGTCCCTCGTCCGGCTCTTGCTCAATTTTATAATCTTTtgaagtcaaattatttattttgatatttggtTCCAAATACATTTCTATAGTAGGTTTCAGAGATGAACAAGTGTCAGTTTCTATATCGTACTTCTCTTTAACGTTTTGGGGGATTTCTTCAACACATGTCGATAAACTTTTTGAACTTGAGGGGCGAATTTCAGACGAGTTATTTATGTTATCCGAACTAAGTACAAGTGAATGTGACTTTGGTGAAAAACATTCACTGACCTCTTAAGTCACCACAAAAGCAGCCGatatctctatatttaataataaatagcttttgcccgcgacttcgttcgcgtagaatagtgacttccggcaaatgtTTGGTTTTAAcgacatagttcccgatctcgcgggatctcttaaaaaatgagatgtggaagatattctagggaactcttcaaaaatcaacataatgagctctgcgtttgaatgctcgttttcttaaaattaaacttaaactacGTGAGTCcattattattcttaattactattattatgtatattctttttttttctttattatttaagggGTTTTTATCCAAATGAATACGTCAACCCCATCGTACTAATTATCTAATTTACACTCACCtaatcatattatataaaaattatttaactttttgaaaACTATCCATTATTGAAAAAGTTTAAATGTCCTAAAATGTCTTcttcaaatattatattgatcAAAAAATTCTTTAGTTCTTCTCCAATAATTTTTAACAATGACATTGCTTTTTCTTCGAGTTTCAGTTTAGATTTGCagatattctttattttcatccATATCTTTGCCCAATCAAGTTTATATAACCATTGTGAACTATGCTTATTACTTCTTTTTCCTTCCTGCTTATCGTCTATTTCTTCAATCATTGGTTGTTCTAATGgtgttttattttggttttgatacttattctgtttatttgatttttgttttgaactTTTGATATTTTGCTGTTTGTCTATGCTCGTATCATCTATCTGTTCTTCTTTTCTATTTGTTATTGGTTCTTGATGTATTAACGCCCTTGTCAGTACATTACTATAGGTTTCTTTCTCGTTGTTAGTGACGATTGCAAATTGATTGTCATTATTTTCCTGTGAGATCTCATTTGATATTTGTTCTccttttttctcttttaaaatttGTAAGGCTCTTCTGTATGTAACTTGCTCTTCACTCATAATATTCCTGATGGATTTTTCTTTTAGATAAATAGGACACTTTTATCCAGAACGAAGTGATTCCCCTTGCAGTTTAAACATAGAAAGTCTTTTATGTCACAATTTTCATAACTTCCTCCACATTTTGGGCATATGACTTTTTTCGTGGGGCAAAATTTAATGATATGGCCAAATTGCCAACAGCCTGAGCATTGCGTTAcaggaaatacatatttttcaactttaaatcTGCAATCGTAGGCATAAATATATTGCGGAAGCACATTACTATTAAAACAGATTCTGACAGACTCACAATCGACCCATTTCCCTTCTGGTATTAATCGTTTTAATCTCCTTACCGATAAAACATCAACACCTGACTTAAAAATGCTCATAAGTTCTTcttcacttaatttttttttctttgttatcatTTAATCCTTATACTACCACTATGTACATCATACTGCATCTTATTGTTCTAGTTGACCAATCATTCTTAATCCTAGAGGACAATTTCTGCGTTGCAGAGTGTGTCGTTCAGATCCTCGAATGAGTGTGATCGACAGACTCAACAGCGcagttacaatttcattttaCTCTGGAGAGGAGGAAGAAAGGATGTTAGGTATTTTGCCTTTTTAccagttattaattaaaaaggttTTGTGGTGTCGACACTCTTGAGCACGCAACGTAGAGTTGTCCATGGGAGAAACAGTCTTTTTCAAGATGTACCCCCCCAACTTTTAGCGTTTGCCCTTGggctttatttattgtcatTGCAAACGCAGTTTTCAGCGAAAACTGAACTCTTTTGAATTGGAATGGCAAATCAGTTGGAATAATGGGAATGCGGGGAATAATTACAGTTTCGCCTTTTGCCATTCTAGTCATAATAACGGCTTTAATGACATTCCTTCCTAAATAGGTTAATTGTAACCGTGTGCCGTTACATAGCCTTGGTGGATCTAGGTTTCTCATAAACATCACAGCAACACCAACTTTCAGCCTCAACTTATGAGAAGGCACTCTTGATAACTCTAAGGAGTTGAGAAACTCTGTTGGGTAAGATGTCACTTGCTCGGTATCCACGACGTTATctcacccctctttttgcgtcggggttaaaaatgaaatcaaagaaaagaaattgttttgatacaaaataaaaaaagagaaattatatgaaaatataatcatagaaaattaaaatttaatttctgtTTACGAAAATGTGAATTTCTCCGTAACATTGACCACAAACACTAGGTTGAGTCGGGCATTTTAGACACACGGTATTCACTTTTTTTGTTCGGTCTCTGGCGGCCTTTGCAGATAGTCCAGCAGCTCGGTTCCTCTCATAACAATGTAtgtgttacggtaagagtgaataattgaaaattattaataattatctactattattaataattaccgaaactcgaggtaaaagtgataaattaatcacatttgtcgcttattattaataattttaccctagtagtgataaatgtaataagtggccaagatgttatttttatttcaatttaaaaggcaatatattgtacttacacaacaaatatttgttgaattctatgataatactttaaaatttttaatttgatgcatttatagatgctacagaagatttacaggcaaaccaaatgtgattattgatgattgcttttaggattcgtgttgattttgttaatgaaacaataattgtttaattttatttttgttacaattttatgtaccacgatagacttttttgcataagtttcatggtaatttgattttaaaagaattttattgttaattttgtgataaatgtgccctttttggcgaggtgagagggagtgtcagacttttactgactaaaaacca
This genomic window from Spodoptera frugiperda isolate SF20-4 unplaced genomic scaffold, AGI-APGP_CSIRO_Sfru_2.0 tig00001192_1, whole genome shotgun sequence contains:
- the LOC118264260 gene encoding E3 SUMO-protein ligase ZBED1, encoding MSSVVWNFFKKIDRQNVSCNVCGKIYKTSGNTTNLSTHLKNKHHHAFLQLKNKNSRSSEVNITPRTRTSSPVSSTNSTITNTNKPAEIENNFMELSEIAIDDDTGTESSKDGQSKDLWKQTTLIDMFERSSSYEAGGHKTSQINQALMYMICKDNMPLSCVEKSGLKRFMSVICPRYKIPSRTTITGLMEQRYATTKAILKQKLSEINNVALTSDILTLTNSTRSFIVVTAHFLNTANNCTPEHEMVTLTARRMYQAHTADYIKECFENITDEFAIEKDCILSITTDGGANMVAAVKKFLEDGKRIPCMAHLLNLIVDGATRDNAPVLQIANRVKAIVTYFKQSVNAMDDLRAEQEGQKKEGEVLTLIQSVSTRWNSCLDMLERFNTLSAIVAKILATRRNAPDMITSSELSVIRDLIILLTPFKQATEEISGDQYVTSSLAIPIANLLQKGFEEVKPFTEFGVAVQKSLLNLVIAKLEPLERHLHLAIATILDPRFKRIHFNSALAVSTAITALSKEIRLEHVLYVYT